The following are encoded together in the Ignisphaera sp. genome:
- a CDS encoding ATP-binding cassette domain-containing protein, with the protein MPLQRLWLDISRAGALSSGRILDVNNLSVWFRETQILKEVSLSIGEGDVACVFGPTGSGKTTLLKVVTGVLQELYKGFRVEGSVRVCGLSPSEALRRGLVAYVPQDVYSFFIASTPREELAILGIDKCDCGPNLDRDISRLSDGQLYRFLLYSALAGGAKLIAIDEPSSHIDWWSIEEVFNYLKVFAKRNGVAIMLVDHRIDLVKRFCNIFIEIGKTPFTCSGNTILRGVGTGDAVISAENIGVVLSGRHILKGASISVGLGEAVAIVGRNGSGKTTLLNVLAGIIKPSSGRVAVYREKKIFVIPQNPVYWFPSDTVEGVAKLFANRHRFRDSVENVLEMFGLGNEMYRNVYSLSIGKARLLSLALAYISKADVIIVDEPTLGLDCIARESMLKSFNNMLEEDKAILVASHDLDFAKRLHKVYIIDDGVVKPLNGNGN; encoded by the coding sequence TTGCCGTTGCAAAGGCTTTGGCTAGATATTTCGAGGGCAGGGGCATTGTCTTCGGGTAGAATCCTCGATGTTAACAATCTGTCTGTTTGGTTTAGAGAAACACAGATTTTGAAGGAGGTCTCGCTAAGTATTGGCGAAGGTGATGTTGCATGCGTTTTTGGTCCAACAGGCTCCGGCAAGACAACTCTTCTCAAGGTTGTTACAGGTGTTTTGCAGGAGCTGTACAAAGGGTTTAGAGTTGAAGGTAGTGTCAGAGTCTGTGGGCTGAGCCCGTCAGAGGCTTTGCGTAGAGGGCTTGTAGCATATGTTCCCCAAGATGTTTACAGTTTCTTCATAGCTTCTACCCCTAGAGAAGAGCTTGCAATCCTAGGGATAGACAAATGCGATTGCGGTCCTAATCTAGATAGAGATATTAGCAGGCTTTCTGATGGCCAGCTATACAGATTCCTACTCTACTCGGCACTGGCAGGTGGTGCTAAGCTTATAGCCATAGACGAGCCATCTTCACATATCGATTGGTGGAGCATAGAAGAGGTCTTCAACTACTTAAAGGTTTTTGCTAAAAGGAATGGCGTCGCCATAATGTTGGTTGATCATCGGATAGACCTCGTTAAGAGGTTCTGCAACATCTTTATAGAGATTGGGAAAACACCATTTACATGCAGTGGAAATACGATTCTTAGAGGCGTTGGCACAGGAGATGCAGTTATATCGGCCGAGAACATAGGTGTTGTGCTCAGCGGCAGACATATTCTCAAGGGGGCCAGCATTTCAGTGGGTCTTGGGGAGGCTGTGGCAATTGTTGGTAGAAACGGATCGGGAAAAACAACACTGTTAAATGTGTTGGCCGGCATCATAAAGCCGTCTAGTGGTAGGGTGGCTGTCTACAGAGAAAAGAAGATTTTTGTTATTCCTCAAAACCCTGTCTACTGGTTCCCAAGCGACACTGTAGAAGGAGTTGCAAAGCTTTTCGCCAATAGACACAGGTTTAGAGATAGCGTAGAAAATGTCTTGGAGATGTTTGGACTAGGCAATGAAATGTATAGAAATGTTTACAGTCTTAGCATTGGAAAGGCAAGGCTATTGTCGCTGGCACTAGCATATATATCAAAAGCCGATGTGATTATAGTTGACGAGCCCACGCTAGGGCTTGACTGCATAGCTAGGGAGTCTATGCTAAAATCATTTAACAACATGCTTGAGGAAGACAAGGCAATTCTTGTGGCATCACATGACCTAGATTTTGCGAAGAGGCTTCACAAGGTTTATATAATTGATGATGGTGTTGTAAAACCATTGAATGGGAATGGTAATTGA
- a CDS encoding biotin transporter BioY: protein MNDNRTMSIGEKVYYLVVSVVLAVVTGIMAQASFYLGPVPYTMQNVGIILSGLLLPPKYALFSQSLYILLIAVGLPVAAGFRGGLYVLIGPTGGYITGFPIASLLMSILSRFYLRRRSIRLSDIGFRDAVSLVLLSAVAVLPVYILGFAVFTWYVLSNANLFNWASKIASFVGVSGNKILVLFIATVAVFVPQDMLMDHVIAVAVAKALARYFEGRGIVFG from the coding sequence ATGAACGACAACAGAACAATGTCTATAGGTGAGAAGGTCTACTACCTTGTTGTATCTGTTGTGCTAGCTGTTGTAACTGGTATAATGGCTCAGGCAAGTTTCTATCTAGGGCCTGTCCCATACACCATGCAGAATGTGGGGATTATCTTATCTGGTCTGCTTCTGCCACCAAAATACGCATTGTTTTCCCAGTCTCTGTACATTCTTTTGATTGCTGTTGGCCTGCCTGTTGCAGCTGGGTTTAGAGGTGGACTGTATGTTTTGATTGGGCCTACAGGCGGCTATATAACTGGTTTCCCAATTGCATCTCTCTTGATGAGCATCTTATCGAGGTTCTATCTTAGGAGGAGAAGCATTAGATTGAGCGATATCGGTTTTAGAGATGCTGTTTCTCTGGTTTTGCTATCTGCTGTGGCTGTCCTACCAGTCTATATCCTGGGTTTTGCTGTCTTCACATGGTATGTCCTATCCAATGCCAATTTGTTTAATTGGGCTTCGAAAATTGCTAGCTTTGTTGGTGTTTCTGGAAACAAGATTCTAGTACTGTTCATTGCCACAGTAGCTGTTTTTGTTCCGCAGGATATGCTCATGGACCATGTGATTGCAGTTGCCGTTGCAAAGGCTTTGGCTAGATATTTCGAGGGCAGGGGCATTGTCTTCGGGTAG
- a CDS encoding NUDIX hydrolase, translated as MISNRVYPHYAIAAVGCVVIRDGKILLVKRGYPPRAGFWSVPGGAIEAGEDIAEAAVRELEEETGIRAKPIGIIDVYNAVTKDEFGRVQYHYVILDVLFDQNSIQGEIRPGGDAVNVSWTPLEDVLRRDDVTITTKTLVKKLIEKENCFLPLQQQL; from the coding sequence GTGATAAGCAATAGAGTCTATCCGCATTATGCTATTGCAGCAGTTGGATGTGTTGTTATTAGAGATGGCAAGATTCTTCTTGTTAAAAGGGGTTATCCACCGAGAGCAGGTTTTTGGTCTGTACCTGGTGGGGCTATAGAGGCTGGGGAAGACATTGCTGAGGCAGCTGTTAGAGAACTTGAGGAAGAGACTGGCATAAGGGCTAAGCCCATAGGTATTATAGATGTTTATAACGCTGTTACAAAGGATGAATTTGGGAGGGTTCAGTATCACTACGTCATTCTAGATGTTCTATTTGATCAAAACAGTATCCAAGGTGAGATAAGGCCAGGCGGAGACGCTGTTAATGTATCCTGGACCCCTCTAGAAGATGTTTTGAGGAGAGATGATGTAACCATCACAACAAAGACTCTTGTTAAAAAACTTATCGAGAAAGAGAATTGTTTTCTTCCTTTGCAACAACAATTATAA
- a CDS encoding M24 family metallopeptidase has translation MRSIKDSHEIEAISKAAEISTRVLEKAMSFVKEGMPELELAAEAYSTAYRLGSEEPHIYINVGPHPRIHAEPLRGVVIEKNVLVSMVIGADYNGYYANCSASIFVGDSKPDKIRKAFNCAKEIYEEAVSMTRPGTRFIDVMKRLDSIYSRYGLLDKRIVGYIHGVGLQVEEYPITTIVPAHRAADARANMVVAMVHSPLMLPGYGSVKVEDAFVIKESRCQRLSKAIELIDWS, from the coding sequence ATGAGATCTATTAAGGATAGCCACGAAATTGAGGCTATATCGAAGGCTGCTGAAATATCGACGAGGGTTCTCGAAAAAGCTATGAGCTTTGTTAAAGAGGGTATGCCAGAGCTGGAGCTGGCTGCGGAAGCATATAGCACAGCTTATAGGCTGGGATCAGAAGAGCCGCACATATACATAAATGTGGGTCCACATCCTAGAATACATGCAGAACCACTTAGAGGTGTCGTAATAGAGAAAAACGTTCTTGTATCCATGGTAATTGGTGCAGACTACAATGGATATTACGCAAATTGCTCAGCATCAATATTTGTAGGCGATTCAAAACCAGATAAAATTAGAAAAGCTTTCAACTGTGCTAAGGAGATCTACGAAGAAGCTGTCTCCATGACTAGACCTGGCACAAGATTTATTGATGTGATGAAACGCCTAGACTCTATCTACTCTAGGTATGGACTCCTAGACAAGAGGATTGTTGGATATATCCACGGTGTTGGACTGCAAGTGGAGGAGTATCCAATAACAACAATAGTCCCTGCACACAGAGCTGCAGATGCTAGGGCAAATATGGTTGTTGCAATGGTGCATTCACCACTTATGCTACCAGGCTATGGAAGTGTGAAGGTAGAAGACGCTTTTGTTATAAAAGAAAGTAGATGCCAAAGACTGAGCAAAGCTATTGAACTTATTGATTGGAGCTAA
- a CDS encoding RNA-guided endonuclease TnpB family protein: MKAFIRLGCRWMSEGAYRKALKTGAEVVECSVSDLLWDLAVYRYALQKVVDALWDLDGLPKKSQLHQMFYPMLREYGFRAHVARNIYSYALALVKSARNSNGDKPSVRKLSARLDYQDARVELDKGVVKVVLRDKQYTLRLKHRREYIEKFKNLRWKEVHVKYENKKIYISIVFEVRYNPYAPKGFTAVDVNLRAVTTFDGSEARRYRTRFVEALSKRARAEELQKKYPKRWRYNERILNRVRALHRRARNIINDFCWKLAKEVVVKAYRRGHAVVLEDLEHLRESINGKNNGVRWRLTLFAYRKLQHTIIAKSIEYNVPILIIDPRNTSSTCPRCGTKLNYIHRLAICRKCGFKRDRDFVGAINIYLRGMWGSLGSSPNGDGMKNETRQTTPNGNEPMTTYIKSYTSI, translated from the coding sequence ATGAAGGCGTTTATCCGCCTAGGCTGTAGGTGGATGTCTGAGGGTGCATATCGCAAGGCTCTCAAGACAGGGGCTGAGGTGGTCGAATGTAGTGTTAGTGATTTGCTGTGGGACTTGGCGGTATATAGGTATGCTCTGCAAAAGGTTGTAGACGCTCTATGGGATTTGGATGGGCTTCCAAAGAAAAGCCAGTTGCATCAAATGTTCTACCCAATGCTTAGAGAATATGGCTTTAGAGCACACGTAGCTAGAAATATCTACAGCTATGCGCTAGCTCTAGTGAAATCGGCTAGGAATAGCAATGGCGACAAGCCGAGTGTCAGAAAACTATCTGCTAGACTAGACTACCAAGATGCAAGAGTTGAGTTAGACAAAGGAGTTGTCAAAGTTGTCTTGAGAGACAAGCAATATACTCTTAGATTAAAGCATAGGAGGGAGTACATCGAGAAATTCAAAAACTTGAGGTGGAAGGAAGTTCATGTAAAGTATGAGAACAAGAAAATCTATATCAGTATAGTCTTCGAGGTCAGGTACAATCCATATGCTCCAAAAGGCTTCACAGCAGTTGATGTGAATCTGAGAGCTGTTACAACATTCGATGGCTCTGAGGCTAGAAGGTATAGAACAAGATTTGTCGAGGCATTGAGCAAGAGGGCTAGAGCCGAGGAACTTCAGAAGAAGTATCCTAAGAGGTGGAGATACAACGAGAGGATTCTAAACAGGGTTAGAGCTCTCCATAGAAGAGCTAGGAACATCATCAACGATTTCTGCTGGAAACTAGCAAAGGAGGTTGTAGTTAAAGCATATAGAAGAGGACACGCAGTTGTACTAGAGGATTTAGAGCATCTGAGAGAGTCTATCAATGGCAAAAACAATGGTGTTAGGTGGAGGCTAACGCTATTTGCCTATAGAAAGCTTCAACATACTATTATAGCCAAATCCATTGAGTACAACGTTCCAATACTCATTATAGACCCAAGAAACACATCATCAACATGTCCAAGGTGCGGCACAAAGTTAAACTACATACATAGACTGGCAATCTGCAGGAAATGCGGATTCAAAAGAGACAGGGATTTTGTTGGAGCAATAAACATCTACCTACGGGGGATGTGGGGAAGCCTTGGGTCTTCCCCCAACGGGGATGGAATGAAGAATGAAACCCGACAAACCACCCCAAACGGAAATGAGCCGATGACCACCTATATAAAATCATATACAAGCATATAA
- a CDS encoding aminopeptidase P family N-terminal domain-containing protein, translating into MSLSPSIFKSRVERLQCLLREKGIDCAMIRTLSDFKYLVGVKWLRPALLIPSDGNPKVFVAVGEEEGFLSLSKLREVDVVAYTDGGDLMNKVVTSIKSLKARRVGMVFGTERDAYILFYEMFKRAVAKFI; encoded by the coding sequence ATGTCTCTATCTCCATCCATTTTTAAATCTAGGGTTGAAAGGCTTCAGTGCTTGCTTAGGGAGAAGGGGATAGACTGTGCCATGATTCGCACACTATCAGATTTCAAGTACCTTGTTGGTGTTAAGTGGCTTAGACCCGCGCTCTTAATTCCTTCTGATGGCAATCCAAAGGTTTTTGTGGCTGTAGGTGAGGAGGAGGGGTTCTTGTCTCTATCGAAGCTCAGGGAAGTCGATGTTGTTGCATATACCGATGGCGGAGACCTCATGAACAAGGTTGTAACGAGTATAAAGTCTTTAAAGGCTAGGAGAGTTGGCATGGTGTTTGGCACTGAAAGAGATGCCTACATACTATTCTACGAAATGTTTAAGAGAGCCGTAGCAAAATTTATATGA
- a CDS encoding proton-conducting transporter membrane subunit yields the protein MIALTPYLLILGSFTLIFFKVFRVKQIYSAIYTLFFLALATIFSAIIYVDATSSRLLYYFLGGFPPPIGITYAVDEFSSFIAFLTTLLALALFPLTLIFSESVDEYTMASYLGLLAGFTGILYTGDLFNMFVMLEVTLISTYSLMVLTGSRNNYKAVFNYMIVASVSSLFFFMGVVLIYFATSTVNIGHLGLILSGLSTSYRGYTANVATAMTIFVSMLMWSLVVDEALTPLHFWLPPAYSSINPAVASLLAGVSEGIAYYALLRIVYTVLNGLGPAIEYMLRILGMATIVVGGLGALYSNRFSYIASYTVVLDTGYIALALSLGPSAIQIALTYIVAHMIVKPILFLSSGWIKKMYADDSLENIQGALRSSPIMQMGLLIAALSVIGVPPTIMFLAKLGVYESLFTLLSKDFTIPIALAVAFMGSALALAAFAKLIASTVLAPPQNEVKLSPPFTLRAYIAVFAVLAIVLGLFYSGILEPVTRYTSDALVHGRDYYLQIIKGFLYGG from the coding sequence TTGATTGCATTGACTCCATATCTGCTCATATTAGGCTCGTTCACACTGATATTCTTTAAGGTTTTTAGGGTAAAGCAGATATATTCTGCCATCTATACACTGTTTTTCCTCGCCTTAGCAACTATTTTCTCCGCTATAATCTATGTTGATGCAACTTCAAGTAGACTTCTATACTATTTTCTTGGTGGCTTCCCACCACCAATAGGCATTACCTATGCTGTCGATGAATTCTCATCTTTCATAGCATTTCTAACAACTTTGTTGGCACTAGCTCTGTTTCCACTTACACTGATTTTCTCTGAATCTGTTGATGAGTATACCATGGCTAGCTACCTTGGTTTGTTAGCAGGTTTTACTGGGATTCTATACACAGGCGATCTATTTAACATGTTTGTTATGCTAGAGGTTACGCTTATATCAACCTATAGCCTTATGGTCTTGACAGGGTCGAGAAATAACTACAAAGCAGTTTTCAACTACATGATTGTTGCAAGTGTTTCAAGTCTTTTCTTCTTTATGGGAGTGGTTCTAATATATTTTGCCACCAGCACTGTTAACATTGGTCATCTTGGGCTCATCTTAAGCGGTCTAAGCACCTCATATAGAGGCTACACAGCTAATGTGGCTACAGCCATGACTATTTTTGTTTCAATGCTTATGTGGAGTCTTGTAGTTGATGAGGCTCTGACCCCCCTGCATTTCTGGCTCCCACCTGCATACTCTTCTATAAACCCAGCTGTAGCCTCTCTTCTAGCCGGGGTCTCTGAGGGAATAGCATACTACGCCCTTCTAAGAATTGTCTATACAGTGCTAAATGGGCTGGGCCCAGCTATAGAGTACATGCTTCGCATCTTAGGCATGGCAACAATTGTTGTTGGTGGGCTTGGTGCTCTATACTCCAACAGATTTAGCTATATAGCCTCCTACACCGTGGTTCTAGACACAGGCTACATAGCACTTGCACTATCTCTTGGGCCAAGCGCTATCCAAATTGCTCTCACATACATTGTTGCACATATGATTGTAAAGCCCATTCTATTCCTGTCAAGTGGATGGATAAAGAAGATGTATGCTGACGACTCTCTCGAGAACATCCAAGGCGCTCTGAGAAGCTCTCCAATCATGCAGATGGGGCTTTTGATAGCCGCTCTCTCGGTTATCGGCGTGCCCCCAACGATCATGTTTTTAGCTAAGCTTGGCGTCTACGAATCTCTCTTCACTTTGCTGTCAAAGGATTTCACAATACCTATAGCGCTAGCCGTGGCATTTATGGGTTCTGCCCTAGCTTTGGCTGCTTTCGCAAAGCTGATTGCATCAACTGTTCTTGCACCACCGCAGAATGAGGTAAAGCTATCTCCGCCATTTACACTAAGAGCCTATATAGCTGTTTTCGCTGTGCTAGCCATAGTCCTCGGTCTGTTCTACAGCGGGATACTCGAACCTGTTACTAGATATACTTCTGATGCTCTTGTACATGGTAGAGACTATTACCTACAGATAATTAAAGGTTTTCTCTATGGTGGATAG
- the nuoB gene encoding NADH-quinone oxidoreductase subunit NuoB yields MVDSKMGLGDIIIKVIEALARWARSRSIWMLHYCSACGAVEFPMLVMSPLDWERYGYMPAPTPRQSDIFIGMGYLTKKTVKLVLNMYRQIPEPRYVAAGCNCTATGGLYWDSYATYKRLDEFVEVEGWVPGCMPMPDDYLSLIEYLRNRIGESDQAKVISRIKPEAFNKIATYEELEKRFLKEYMEKLAASSQKPIDYQFKSTFPECYERIEKSKICKTSIERDRVRDAVKYYLEKGYKILVNINAVDYPEKNVIEIYYIFENPYSGEQIWIKTFVTRTNPEMDTIHDLTPLAFYIEKEVYEMMGIVFKGHPDLRKWILDGNWEGPPPLRKDVNTADFVVKVMYNGYRYGR; encoded by the coding sequence ATGGTGGATAGCAAAATGGGCTTGGGCGACATAATTATAAAGGTTATTGAGGCTTTGGCAAGGTGGGCTAGAAGTAGAAGCATCTGGATGCTTCACTACTGCTCAGCTTGTGGCGCTGTGGAGTTCCCAATGCTTGTGATGTCTCCGCTTGACTGGGAGAGATATGGTTATATGCCAGCGCCGACACCAAGGCAATCAGATATATTCATCGGCATGGGATATCTGACTAAGAAAACAGTTAAACTTGTCTTGAATATGTATAGACAGATACCCGAACCGAGATATGTTGCCGCTGGGTGTAACTGTACTGCAACAGGCGGGCTTTACTGGGATAGCTATGCAACCTATAAGAGGTTGGATGAATTTGTTGAGGTTGAGGGGTGGGTACCAGGATGCATGCCAATGCCAGACGACTACCTCAGCCTAATAGAGTATCTGAGAAACAGAATTGGCGAATCAGACCAGGCAAAGGTAATTTCTAGGATAAAGCCTGAAGCATTCAATAAGATAGCAACTTACGAAGAGCTTGAGAAGAGGTTTCTAAAGGAATACATGGAAAAGCTGGCTGCCTCAAGCCAGAAGCCCATAGACTATCAATTCAAGTCAACGTTTCCAGAATGTTATGAGAGAATAGAGAAGAGTAAAATATGTAAGACAAGCATTGAAAGAGATAGGGTAAGGGACGCAGTTAAATACTATCTTGAAAAAGGATACAAAATATTGGTGAATATCAACGCTGTTGACTACCCAGAGAAAAACGTTATAGAAATTTACTACATATTTGAGAATCCCTATTCAGGCGAGCAAATATGGATAAAGACTTTTGTTACAAGGACAAACCCCGAGATGGACACTATACACGATCTAACCCCATTGGCATTCTACATAGAGAAGGAAGTATACGAAATGATGGGGATAGTATTCAAAGGTCATCCAGACCTCAGGAAATGGATTCTAGATGGTAATTGGGAGGGCCCACCACCACTTAGAAAAGACGTTAACACTGCTGACTTTGTTGTGAAGGTGATGTACAATGGCTATAGGTATGGAAGGTAG
- a CDS encoding NADH dehydrogenase subunit D, with protein MAIGMEGREYTVVYFGPQHPGAPGNIAYKLWLDGERVVRAELIPGFLHRGFEKMLENRTWEMNIVLSYRFCVEDPDNLEIAYALAVEEIFKVSIPENAKWIRMIQSEMSRIASHMFWVHFMAGSTGLRTPAFWASAAREEILKWFARISGHRIYHNISVPGGIRYELPENFVDDTLKVLEFVEERTRDVEAALLKNRVFRARTVGLGRLTPDEAIQLGVTGPVLRATGLKYDTRLNVPYLNYDKVKFDVPTGSSGDSYDRAAVRFKEIYQSISIIRQALENIRLGEPLRVKVPMAAPPGEGVARVESARGEYMIHIISRGGRNPYRVRLKSVSMPLLTTVVDHIIRKEEITIADFPVLLASLDPCAPDLDR; from the coding sequence ATGGCTATAGGTATGGAAGGTAGGGAATATACCGTAGTATACTTCGGTCCACAACACCCAGGAGCACCAGGTAATATAGCCTACAAACTGTGGTTAGATGGTGAGAGGGTTGTGAGAGCCGAGCTAATACCAGGTTTTCTGCATAGAGGATTCGAGAAAATGTTGGAGAACAGAACGTGGGAGATGAACATCGTTTTAAGCTACAGATTCTGTGTTGAAGACCCAGACAACCTAGAGATTGCATATGCGCTTGCCGTAGAAGAGATATTCAAGGTTAGTATCCCAGAGAACGCAAAATGGATTAGAATGATACAGTCTGAAATGAGTAGAATAGCCTCCCACATGTTCTGGGTTCACTTCATGGCTGGGAGCACAGGTTTGAGAACCCCCGCCTTCTGGGCTTCGGCAGCTAGAGAAGAGATTCTGAAGTGGTTTGCCAGGATATCGGGACATAGAATATATCACAACATCAGTGTTCCTGGAGGGATTAGATATGAACTCCCAGAAAACTTTGTAGACGATACTCTAAAGGTTTTGGAGTTTGTGGAAGAGAGGACAAGAGATGTTGAAGCCGCTCTGCTTAAAAATAGGGTATTCAGGGCTAGAACAGTTGGATTGGGGAGGCTCACACCAGATGAGGCCATACAACTGGGTGTCACAGGCCCTGTTCTAAGGGCAACTGGACTAAAATATGACACTAGACTCAATGTTCCATACCTCAACTATGATAAGGTGAAATTCGATGTGCCAACAGGTTCAAGTGGAGACTCCTATGACAGAGCTGCTGTAAGGTTCAAGGAGATATACCAGTCTATTTCGATAATAAGACAGGCATTGGAAAACATAAGACTTGGTGAACCGCTGAGAGTTAAGGTACCTATGGCCGCTCCGCCAGGCGAGGGAGTAGCACGTGTTGAGAGCGCTCGTGGAGAATATATGATTCATATTATAAGCCGTGGGGGTAGAAACCCATATAGGGTCAGACTGAAGAGCGTCTCAATGCCCTTGCTCACAACAGTTGTTGACCATATTATTAGGAAAGAGGAGATCACCATAGCTGATTTCCCCGTTTTACTAGCCTCTCTAGATCCATGTGCACCAGATTTGGATAGGTGA
- a CDS encoding 4Fe-4S binding protein yields the protein MVWATFAKSIKYLVARPYTRQVPRIDKPFKTSVLRGAHILDMNKCTGCGMCQIMCPAACIDFVVVEGDYPQNPKKRFPRIDQSKCTFCGLCVEYCPFNALFMTMATGFELFTTDKSKTFKEPTQLKGDVKTITVSRELFLGAYEKQKKGQAAR from the coding sequence GTGGTTTGGGCAACATTCGCTAAATCGATTAAGTATTTGGTGGCAAGGCCTTATACTAGGCAGGTACCAAGAATAGACAAGCCGTTTAAAACAAGTGTTTTGAGAGGTGCCCACATACTCGATATGAACAAGTGTACAGGTTGTGGTATGTGCCAGATTATGTGCCCAGCTGCATGTATAGACTTTGTTGTTGTAGAGGGCGACTATCCCCAGAATCCGAAGAAGAGATTTCCGAGAATAGATCAGAGCAAATGCACATTCTGTGGTCTATGCGTTGAGTACTGCCCCTTCAACGCATTGTTCATGACAATGGCAACAGGCTTTGAACTGTTCACCACAGACAAATCAAAAACATTTAAAGAGCCTACACAGCTCAAAGGCGATGTAAAGACCATTACAGTTTCGCGAGAACTCTTCTTGGGTGCCTACGAAAAGCAGAAGAAGGGACAAGCCGCAAGGTGA
- a CDS encoding monovalent cation/H+ antiporter complex subunit F yields the protein MVTFESIEPLVTAAMSMFTVAMITYSIRAFTAKNLGDVTLAIDALTSTLVVILILIALYYRSSMLLIGAIPLASWIFLTDLVVSRYLEKRGGRR from the coding sequence ATGGTCACCTTCGAATCTATTGAGCCTCTTGTAACTGCTGCAATGTCTATGTTCACAGTAGCAATGATTACATACTCTATAAGAGCATTTACAGCAAAAAACCTTGGAGATGTTACACTAGCCATTGATGCACTCACATCGACTCTAGTGGTCATACTTATACTCATAGCACTGTACTACAGATCTTCGATGCTTCTAATCGGCGCTATACCACTTGCCTCATGGATCTTCCTCACAGATCTTGTTGTTTCAAGGTATTTAGAGAAGAGGGGTGGTAGAAGATGA